The proteins below come from a single Spirochaetota bacterium genomic window:
- a CDS encoding PTS sugar transporter subunit IIA codes for MDLKLTDVARLLNLNTSAIHRYIRRKSIPAYRINHQYRFNRAEIVEWALNNRIPMNTALTALTVGTIPVDIAELTRRGGVYHHVAGTTPRDVINAAVGMMTLPAGIDKEMIASQLIEREEIQPTAIGNGIALPHPKSPVMTDAASERIAFFMLSAPVDFRAADRVPVHVLCVILSANQNRHLEMLSKTAHLCLDSTFAGLLKRASSPATILEYIETASKKWKAA; via the coding sequence ATGGACTTGAAATTGACGGATGTTGCCCGTCTCTTGAACCTGAACACATCAGCGATACACCGATATATTCGCAGGAAAAGCATCCCTGCGTACCGCATCAACCATCAATACCGCTTCAACCGCGCGGAGATAGTGGAGTGGGCGCTCAATAACCGCATACCGATGAACACGGCGCTTACCGCGCTCACCGTCGGCACGATACCGGTCGACATCGCCGAGCTCACGCGCCGCGGCGGCGTCTATCACCACGTCGCGGGCACCACGCCGCGCGATGTCATCAATGCCGCGGTGGGAATGATGACGCTCCCGGCGGGCATAGACAAGGAGATGATAGCATCACAGCTTATCGAGCGCGAGGAGATACAGCCGACGGCCATCGGGAACGGCATTGCGCTCCCGCATCCGAAAAGCCCCGTGATGACCGATGCCGCGAGCGAACGCATCGCCTTCTTCATGCTGTCCGCCCCCGTCGATTTCAGGGCCGCCGACCGCGTTCCTGTCCATGTGCTTTGCGTCATATTGAGCGCGAACCAGAACCGCCATCTTGAAATGCTCTCGAAGACGGCGCACCTGTGCCTTGACAGCACATTCGCCGGCCTCCTGAAACGCGCATCATCGCCGGCCACCATACTCGAGTATATCGAGACCGCATCAAAAAAATGGAAAGCGGCATGA